The Brenneria rubrifaciens genome has a window encoding:
- the flgJ gene encoding flagellar assembly peptidoglycan hydrolase FlgJ produces MNDVQMQSSAAYDANSLNALKREVSGKPQSKEGIRAVAQQMEGIFVQMMMKSMRAALPQDGMLSNEQTRLYTSMYDQQLAQEVSGKGLGLADVMVRQLSGGRVASAEPKAPVPLMFDRVVVQNMPAAAVEQIVRRAVPKLPAEGSALPLSSDNFVARLSIPAQMASQQSGIPHHLIIAQAALESGWGKREIPTEDGRPSHNLFGIKAGSSWDGPVTEITTTEYEQGVAKKVKASFRVYGSYDEAISDYVKLLTKNPRYSNVANAGTAEQAAHALQSAGYATDPQYAKKLVSMIQQMKVSSENAVKAYTRDLSQLF; encoded by the coding sequence ATGAACGATGTCCAGATGCAGAGCAGTGCCGCTTATGACGCTAACTCGTTGAACGCACTGAAAAGGGAAGTGTCAGGCAAGCCTCAGAGTAAAGAGGGAATTCGGGCGGTAGCTCAACAGATGGAAGGCATATTTGTCCAGATGATGATGAAAAGCATGCGTGCTGCTTTACCGCAGGATGGCATGTTAAGCAATGAGCAAACGCGTCTGTACACATCAATGTATGACCAGCAACTCGCTCAGGAAGTGTCCGGAAAAGGGCTAGGGCTGGCGGATGTCATGGTTAGGCAATTGTCTGGCGGGAGAGTGGCGTCAGCCGAACCTAAAGCGCCAGTTCCATTGATGTTTGACCGTGTCGTGGTGCAAAACATGCCGGCGGCGGCAGTGGAGCAAATTGTCCGCCGCGCCGTGCCGAAGTTACCCGCCGAAGGTTCTGCTTTACCGTTATCCAGTGACAATTTCGTTGCCCGTCTTTCAATCCCCGCGCAGATGGCAAGTCAGCAAAGCGGTATTCCGCATCATCTCATCATTGCGCAGGCTGCGCTGGAGTCGGGTTGGGGAAAGCGTGAAATTCCCACCGAAGACGGTCGCCCAAGTCACAACCTTTTCGGCATCAAAGCTGGCAGCAGTTGGGATGGTCCGGTGACCGAGATAACCACGACAGAATACGAACAGGGCGTGGCGAAAAAGGTTAAGGCAAGCTTCCGGGTTTACGGCTCCTATGATGAGGCTATCAGCGATTATGTGAAACTGCTGACGAAAAATCCCCGCTATTCCAATGTGGCGAATGCCGGCACCGCTGAGCAAGCCGCTCACGCCTTGCAGAGCGCGGGTTATGCCACCGATCCCCAGTACGCTAAAAAATTGGTCAGCATGATACAGCAGATGAAAGTCTCAAGTGAGAATGCAGTAAAAGCCTATACCCGTGATTTAAGCCAGTTATTTTGA
- the flgE gene encoding flagellar hook protein FlgE translates to MGFSQAVSGLNAASNNLDVIGNNIANSATVGFKSGTVSFADMFAGSKVGMGTQVAAVMQDFSNGTVTSSSRDLDIAISGGGFFRVQDTNGSVYYSRNGQFTLDGSRNIVNMQGMQLTGYPATGTPPTIQQGADPVALSIPEDAMAAQATTVASITANLNSSDEVKTWDEADPAETSNYKGSITTYDSLGNAHDFALYFVKTNNNQWSAYAKDTSDSTSDFQKIDLVFSSNGALTTPGPFTLEMNSLNGSAASTFTLDFTGSVQQNSDSSTKSPTQNGYAPGELTGYSINDDGTVVGTYSNQKQQVLGQIVLASFANPEGMSPEGDNVWSATDNSGQAVVNLAGTGNLGKLIGQATESSNVDMSKELVNMIVAQRNYQANSQTIKTQDAILQTLVSLR, encoded by the coding sequence ATGGGGTTTTCTCAAGCGGTCAGTGGATTAAACGCTGCATCTAATAACCTGGATGTTATCGGTAATAACATTGCCAACTCAGCAACGGTTGGGTTTAAGTCTGGAACCGTATCCTTTGCTGATATGTTCGCGGGTTCCAAAGTCGGTATGGGCACCCAGGTGGCCGCCGTAATGCAGGATTTCAGTAACGGTACGGTTACCAGCAGTTCGCGCGATCTGGATATCGCCATCAGCGGCGGCGGTTTTTTCCGCGTTCAGGATACCAACGGTTCTGTCTATTACAGTCGTAACGGCCAGTTCACGCTTGATGGTTCCCGTAATATCGTCAATATGCAGGGTATGCAACTGACGGGCTATCCGGCTACCGGCACGCCGCCGACCATCCAGCAGGGGGCTGACCCTGTCGCGCTGAGCATCCCAGAAGATGCTATGGCGGCACAGGCGACCACGGTGGCTTCCATTACCGCCAACCTGAACTCTTCGGATGAGGTAAAAACCTGGGATGAAGCTGACCCGGCGGAAACCTCAAACTACAAAGGGTCTATCACCACCTATGACAGCCTGGGCAACGCCCATGATTTCGCGCTTTATTTTGTTAAGACAAATAATAATCAGTGGAGCGCGTACGCTAAGGACACCAGCGATAGCACTTCTGATTTCCAAAAGATTGATCTTGTGTTTTCCAGTAATGGCGCATTGACAACCCCTGGGCCCTTTACGCTTGAAATGAACTCGCTGAATGGTTCTGCGGCCAGTACCTTTACTCTGGATTTTACCGGCAGCGTGCAACAAAACAGCGACAGCAGCACCAAATCCCCGACTCAGAACGGCTATGCGCCCGGTGAATTGACCGGCTATAGCATCAATGATGACGGCACCGTCGTCGGCACCTACTCCAACCAGAAGCAACAGGTGCTGGGGCAGATTGTATTAGCCAGCTTCGCTAACCCTGAAGGCATGTCGCCTGAGGGCGATAATGTCTGGTCCGCGACCGATAACTCAGGACAGGCGGTAGTGAATCTGGCCGGTACAGGCAACCTGGGTAAGCTGATTGGTCAGGCGACGGAAAGTTCCAACGTCGACATGAGTAAAGAGCTGGTCAATATGATTGTGGCCCAGCGCAACTATCAGGCTAACTCGCAGACCATCAAAACGCAGGACGCCATTCTGCAAACGCTGGTCAGCCTGCGTTAA
- the flgA gene encoding flagellar basal body P-ring formation chaperone FlgA: MKIQRRILLLLVCWSALLNGYALAGDLPAQINQFFSARYQGSPHTVKVVVKSPESQWPQCERPQISIPGNTRTWGNISVSVRCDRERRFIQTEVQVTGNYVVSSRIVNRGSKLEGKDLRLNKGRLDQLPPRTLLTLKEAEGAVALRDLTPGQPITASMLRRSWVVKAGQNVQVHAEGAGFTVNSEGKAMNNAAAGQSVRVRTASGQIISGVASEDGIILILP, encoded by the coding sequence ATGAAGATACAACGCCGCATTCTGTTGCTACTGGTCTGCTGGTCTGCATTACTGAACGGTTATGCACTGGCGGGCGATCTTCCGGCGCAGATAAATCAATTTTTTTCTGCTCGCTATCAAGGAAGTCCTCATACCGTTAAAGTCGTTGTCAAGTCACCGGAATCACAGTGGCCACAGTGCGAAAGGCCGCAGATATCTATACCGGGCAATACGCGCACCTGGGGTAATATCAGCGTTTCGGTGCGTTGCGATCGGGAACGCAGGTTCATCCAGACCGAGGTTCAGGTAACAGGAAACTATGTGGTCAGTAGCCGCATCGTCAACCGCGGTTCAAAACTGGAAGGCAAGGACCTCCGCCTGAATAAAGGCCGGCTCGACCAACTGCCTCCGCGTACCTTACTCACGCTGAAAGAGGCTGAAGGCGCGGTTGCTTTGCGCGATCTGACACCCGGGCAGCCGATAACCGCATCCATGCTGCGAAGATCATGGGTAGTAAAGGCCGGTCAAAACGTTCAGGTGCATGCCGAAGGAGCAGGCTTTACGGTCAACAGTGAAGGAAAAGCCATGAATAATGCGGCAGCCGGGCAGTCGGTTAGGGTCAGAACGGCATCAGGCCAGATCATAAGCGGCGTTGCCAGTGAGGATGGGATTATTCTTATCTTACCGTAA
- the flgD gene encoding flagellar hook assembly protein FlgD — MSITINDTSSAAQASSSTTATTTTTEGTGSVDLQNQFLTLLVAQLQNQDPTNPMDNNQLLTQLAQINTVSGIEKLNTTLGAISGQINETQSMQATTLIDRGVMVPGNEVLVGSETATPFGLELEQAADTVTATISDSTGKVVQTMELGALSAGVHSFNWDAKMSDGTVAPDGSYTVSIAASSNSAQQVVQSLNYAVVNSVTTSDAGAVLDLGLRGKATLEDVRQIL, encoded by the coding sequence ATGTCAATTACCATTAATGATACAAGTTCGGCAGCTCAGGCGAGCAGCAGTACTACCGCGACGACCACGACCACAGAAGGTACGGGAAGCGTCGATCTACAAAATCAATTTCTGACTTTGCTGGTTGCTCAGTTGCAGAATCAGGACCCAACCAACCCGATGGATAATAACCAGCTATTAACCCAGTTGGCGCAAATTAATACCGTCAGCGGTATTGAGAAACTGAACACTACATTGGGGGCGATTTCCGGACAGATCAATGAAACTCAGTCAATGCAGGCAACGACGCTGATTGATCGCGGCGTGATGGTGCCTGGAAATGAAGTGTTGGTCGGAAGTGAAACCGCCACTCCCTTCGGATTGGAACTGGAACAAGCCGCAGACACGGTTACGGCGACGATCAGCGACAGCACCGGCAAAGTCGTTCAGACCATGGAACTGGGCGCGTTGTCCGCGGGTGTCCACTCGTTTAACTGGGACGCCAAAATGTCGGATGGCACGGTTGCGCCGGACGGTTCCTACACCGTGTCCATCGCCGCCAGCTCCAACAGCGCGCAGCAGGTCGTTCAGTCACTGAATTATGCGGTGGTGAACAGCGTGACCACCAGTGATGCCGGGGCAGTGTTGGATCTTGGATTGCGCGGTAAAGCCACGCTGGAAGATGTACGGCAGATTTTATAA
- the flgK gene encoding flagellar hook-associated protein FlgK: protein MSNLINTAMSGLNGAQVALSTVGNNISNQAVAGYSRQNALLSQAVSTSTSAGYIGNGVNVVGINREYNEFISTQLRAAQTKSSSVTTSYEQLSKIDNLLADNATSLSSTLQDFFTNLQSLSSNADDSSTRQTVLGKAEGLVNQFQVTDKYLKDTAEGLNTQIQSTVQQINTYSSQIAELNDQITRLTGANQGALPNDLLDQRDQLVNELNKLVGVDVTVQDGNVYNVSLKNGLNLVQGTRTNELTASGSSSDPSRITVGYMDKIAGATEVKESSITGGSLSALLSFRTDTLDDVSNQLGQMALAFADAFNTQHKEGFDLNGEKGEDFFTVGSPSVLKGSKNKGSAELTASYTATSEVKASNYTLKYDGTDWQVTRLSDNAKFTATVDSSDSSLNFDGLKLTVSGTPSANDTFTLKPVADVITGMGVAITDSSKIAAASAKLDENGDPQLDSNGNPVSGGVSDNTNAQALLNLQSKKVVEGKSTITDAYASLISNVGNQTKTMEINSTSQGNVVTQLTEEQQSVSGVNLDEEYGELMRYQQYYQANASVIQTASVIFDALLSIRG, encoded by the coding sequence ATGTCCAATTTGATTAATACTGCGATGAGCGGCCTTAATGGCGCGCAGGTGGCACTGAGTACAGTTGGTAACAACATCAGCAATCAGGCTGTGGCGGGGTACAGCCGGCAGAATGCGCTGCTTTCACAGGCGGTGAGCACCAGCACTTCAGCGGGTTATATTGGTAATGGCGTAAATGTTGTCGGCATTAATCGCGAATATAATGAATTCATTTCGACGCAATTACGTGCTGCACAAACGAAGAGCAGTTCAGTAACCACAAGTTACGAACAACTGAGCAAGATTGATAATCTCCTGGCGGATAACGCCACAAGTCTGTCCTCAACCTTGCAGGATTTCTTCACTAACTTACAAAGCTTGTCCAGTAATGCAGATGATTCATCTACACGGCAGACGGTGCTGGGAAAAGCGGAAGGCCTGGTTAATCAGTTTCAGGTAACGGATAAATATCTGAAGGACACCGCAGAGGGATTGAATACGCAAATCCAGAGCACGGTTCAGCAGATCAATACCTATTCCAGTCAGATCGCCGAGCTTAATGATCAGATTACCCGTCTGACGGGGGCGAATCAGGGCGCGTTACCGAACGATCTTCTCGATCAGCGCGATCAGTTGGTTAATGAATTGAACAAGCTGGTTGGCGTTGATGTCACCGTTCAGGATGGGAATGTTTATAACGTCTCGCTGAAGAACGGCCTCAATCTGGTGCAGGGAACCCGTACCAACGAACTGACCGCATCTGGCTCCAGCAGCGATCCTTCCCGTATTACCGTGGGGTACATGGACAAGATCGCCGGTGCCACGGAAGTCAAGGAAAGCTCAATTACTGGCGGCTCTCTGAGCGCATTGCTCTCTTTCCGCACCGATACGCTGGACGATGTCAGCAACCAACTGGGCCAGATGGCTTTAGCCTTTGCCGATGCATTTAATACTCAGCATAAAGAAGGGTTCGATCTTAACGGAGAGAAAGGAGAAGATTTCTTCACGGTTGGTTCCCCTTCGGTGCTGAAAGGGTCTAAGAACAAGGGCAGTGCGGAGCTGACGGCCAGTTACACAGCGACGAGTGAAGTTAAGGCTTCAAATTATACACTCAAATATGATGGGACCGATTGGCAGGTTACTCGCTTATCTGACAACGCAAAATTCACCGCGACGGTTGATTCATCCGATTCGAGCCTGAATTTTGATGGCCTGAAGCTGACCGTCTCGGGAACGCCGTCAGCGAACGATACCTTTACGCTGAAGCCAGTCGCGGACGTTATCACGGGGATGGGCGTTGCGATTACTGATTCCAGTAAGATCGCCGCAGCTTCCGCCAAGCTTGATGAAAACGGCGATCCGCAGCTAGACAGTAACGGGAACCCTGTGTCCGGCGGCGTGAGTGACAATACCAACGCTCAGGCGCTGCTTAATTTGCAGAGTAAAAAGGTCGTTGAAGGTAAATCCACCATTACTGATGCCTATGCCAGCCTAATAAGCAACGTAGGTAATCAGACCAAAACGATGGAAATAAACAGTACGTCGCAAGGAAACGTGGTTACTCAGCTTACAGAAGAACAACAGTCGGTATCCGGGGTAAATCTGGATGAAGAATATGGCGAATTGATGCGTTACCAGCAGTATTACCAGGCAAATGCCTCCGTCATTCAAACTGCGTCGGTCATATTTGATGCCCTGTTATCAATTCGTGGTTAA
- the flgG gene encoding flagellar basal-body rod protein FlgG, producing MIRSLWIAKTGLNAQQTNMDVISNNLANVSTNGFKRQRAVFEDLMYQTVRQPGAQSSEQTMLPSGLQLGTGVRPVSTERIHTQGTFSETGNSKDVAIKGQGFFQVQLPDGTTAYTRDGAFQLDGNGQLVTSSGFLVQPAITIPANATEMTIGRDGIVSVTQQGQTATTQVGQLTLTTFINDSGLESIGENLYLETASSGAPNESNPGLNGAGLLYQKYVETSNVNVAEELVSMIQTQRAYEINSKAISSSDQMLQKLTQL from the coding sequence ATGATCCGTTCTTTGTGGATTGCCAAAACCGGTTTGAATGCCCAGCAAACCAATATGGATGTTATTTCCAATAACCTGGCGAACGTCAGTACCAATGGTTTTAAGCGTCAGCGTGCGGTGTTTGAGGATTTGATGTACCAGACTGTTCGTCAGCCCGGCGCTCAGTCATCAGAACAGACCATGTTGCCTTCAGGGTTACAACTGGGGACGGGGGTTCGCCCGGTATCAACTGAACGCATTCATACTCAGGGGACCTTCTCTGAAACGGGAAACTCCAAAGATGTTGCGATCAAGGGTCAGGGTTTTTTCCAGGTTCAATTACCAGATGGCACAACCGCCTATACCCGTGACGGAGCCTTTCAGTTGGATGGCAACGGACAGTTGGTCACCTCCAGTGGTTTTTTGGTGCAGCCTGCGATAACGATTCCCGCCAACGCGACTGAAATGACCATCGGCCGTGACGGTATTGTCAGTGTCACACAGCAGGGGCAGACAGCGACGACTCAGGTGGGTCAATTAACGCTGACGACCTTCATCAATGACAGCGGGCTGGAAAGCATCGGTGAGAATTTATATCTGGAAACGGCAAGTTCCGGGGCGCCGAATGAAAGCAACCCCGGTCTGAACGGCGCGGGTTTGCTGTACCAGAAGTATGTGGAAACCTCGAACGTTAATGTCGCCGAAGAGCTGGTTTCAATGATTCAGACTCAACGCGCCTATGAAATTAACAGCAAAGCGATCTCTTCATCCGACCAGATGCTGCAAAAATTGACTCAGCTGTAA
- the flgC gene encoding flagellar basal body rod protein FlgC — MSLLNIFEISGSALSAQSQRLNVSASNLANADSVTGPDGEPYRAKQVVFEVNAAPGQSTGGVRVSSVIDDPSPARLVYEPGNPLADAQGYVRMPNVDPVSEMVNTISASRSYQANVEVLNTTKAMMLKTLTMGQ; from the coding sequence ATGTCGTTATTAAATATATTCGAGATTTCGGGTTCCGCTCTGTCTGCGCAATCTCAGCGCTTGAACGTGAGCGCCAGTAACCTGGCGAATGCCGACAGCGTCACCGGCCCGGATGGAGAACCTTATCGCGCCAAACAGGTGGTGTTTGAGGTCAATGCGGCGCCAGGCCAGTCTACCGGCGGGGTGCGCGTTTCCAGTGTCATCGATGATCCGTCGCCAGCGCGTTTGGTTTATGAGCCAGGCAATCCTTTAGCTGACGCTCAAGGGTACGTGCGTATGCCGAATGTCGATCCGGTGTCGGAAATGGTTAACACAATTTCTGCATCACGTAGCTATCAGGCAAATGTGGAAGTATTGAATACGACGAAAGCGATGATGTTGAAAACGCTGACGATGGGACAGTAA
- a CDS encoding flagellar basal body P-ring protein FlgI, which yields MRITSFFTVLFALLALTCTTAFAERIRDLVSVQGVRDNALIGYGLVVGLDGSGDQTMQTPFTTQSLNNMLSQLGITVPTGTNMQLKNVAAVMVTAKLPPFARAGQNIDVVVSSMGNAKSLRGGTLLMTPLKGVDNQVYALAQGNVLVGGAGAAAGGSSVQVNQLAGGRISNGAIIERELPSTFGSSNTIMLQLNEDDFTMAQRISDAINRSGRSGSATPLDSRTVQVLVPHGNSSQVRFLADIQNIEINVGMQDAKVIINSRTGSVVMNRDVTLDSCAVAQGNLSVTINQQANVNQPDTPFGGGQTVVTPQTEIAVQQSGGALQRVNGSANLNNVVRTLNALGATPMELMSILQAMQSAGCLRAKLEII from the coding sequence ATGCGGATTACTTCATTTTTCACCGTACTGTTTGCTCTGTTGGCATTAACGTGTACTACGGCGTTTGCCGAACGGATTCGCGATCTGGTGAGCGTCCAGGGCGTGCGCGATAACGCATTGATTGGTTATGGACTGGTTGTCGGGCTTGATGGGTCAGGCGATCAGACGATGCAGACCCCTTTTACCACTCAAAGCCTGAATAACATGCTTTCCCAATTGGGTATCACCGTTCCCACCGGCACCAATATGCAGCTCAAAAATGTTGCCGCGGTGATGGTGACGGCGAAACTTCCTCCGTTTGCCCGCGCCGGGCAAAATATTGACGTTGTGGTCTCTTCTATGGGGAATGCCAAGAGCTTGCGCGGCGGTACGCTGCTCATGACGCCATTGAAAGGCGTCGATAATCAGGTGTACGCGCTGGCTCAGGGGAACGTTTTGGTTGGCGGTGCCGGGGCTGCCGCCGGCGGCAGCAGCGTTCAGGTTAACCAGCTTGCCGGCGGGCGCATCAGTAACGGTGCGATTATAGAACGTGAGCTGCCGAGCACGTTCGGCAGTTCGAATACAATCATGCTGCAACTGAACGAAGATGATTTTACCATGGCGCAGCGTATCAGCGATGCGATCAACCGTTCAGGTCGTAGCGGCAGTGCCACGCCATTAGATTCACGCACCGTTCAGGTGCTGGTCCCGCATGGCAACAGCTCGCAGGTTCGCTTCCTGGCGGATATTCAAAATATTGAAATTAATGTCGGCATGCAGGATGCCAAAGTGATTATCAATTCCCGTACCGGGTCGGTCGTCATGAATCGTGATGTCACCCTGGATAGCTGTGCGGTGGCGCAGGGCAATCTGTCAGTGACGATTAACCAGCAGGCTAACGTTAACCAGCCTGATACGCCTTTTGGGGGTGGACAAACCGTCGTTACGCCACAGACCGAGATTGCGGTTCAGCAAAGCGGCGGGGCGCTTCAGCGCGTTAACGGCAGTGCGAATCTGAACAACGTGGTGCGTACGCTGAACGCCTTAGGGGCCACGCCCATGGAGTTGATGTCTATCCTACAGGCAATGCAAAGCGCGGGCTGCCTGCGCGCCAAGTTGGAAATTATCTGA
- the flgH gene encoding flagellar basal body L-ring protein FlgH has translation MNAKSVVTHPLRRPRLLVLIAMLTINGCAYIPHDKVVTGSTTAQPASPSLAGPNGSIFQTAQPMNYGYQPMFEDRRPRNVGDTLTIVLQENVSASKSSSANASRDGSSTFGFGSTPRYLNGLFGNDRATLDATGTNEFTGQGGANANNTFSGTITVTVSQVLANGNLHVVGEKQIAINQGTEFIRFSGVVNPRTISGSNSVPSTQVADARIEYVGNGYINEAQNMGWLQRFFLNLSPF, from the coding sequence ATGAATGCAAAGTCGGTTGTTACCCACCCACTCCGCCGACCTCGTCTGTTGGTATTGATCGCGATGTTAACAATCAACGGCTGCGCCTATATTCCACATGATAAAGTTGTGACAGGTTCGACAACGGCGCAACCGGCTTCGCCGTCGCTGGCTGGTCCGAATGGCTCTATTTTTCAGACTGCTCAGCCTATGAACTACGGTTATCAACCTATGTTCGAGGATCGCCGTCCGCGTAACGTGGGGGATACCTTGACGATAGTGCTACAGGAAAATGTGAGCGCCAGCAAAAGCTCTTCAGCGAATGCCAGCCGCGATGGTTCATCAACGTTTGGTTTCGGTAGCACACCTCGTTATCTGAATGGGTTATTCGGTAATGACCGGGCAACGCTTGATGCGACGGGCACCAACGAATTTACCGGTCAGGGCGGCGCTAATGCGAATAATACCTTCAGCGGTACGATCACCGTGACGGTTAGTCAGGTACTGGCGAACGGCAATTTGCACGTTGTTGGAGAAAAACAGATCGCCATTAATCAGGGGACGGAGTTTATCCGCTTCTCTGGCGTCGTGAATCCGAGAACGATCAGTGGAAGCAACTCGGTTCCTTCAACCCAGGTTGCTGATGCCCGCATTGAATATGTCGGTAACGGCTATATCAACGAGGCGCAAAACATGGGCTGGTTACAACGGTTCTTCCTTAATCTTTCTCCGTTCTAA
- the flgB gene encoding flagellar basal body rod protein FlgB, producing MLDKLSASLRFQQEALNLRAQRQEILAANIANADTPGYRARDIDFASQLNKVMEQGRADGTGIALKTTAARHIPAQSMQPPALDLLYRVPDQPALDGNTVDMDRERTNFADNSLKYQSSLTVLSGQIKGMMTVLQSGS from the coding sequence ATGCTCGATAAATTAAGCGCCTCGTTGCGGTTTCAGCAGGAAGCGTTGAATTTGCGTGCCCAGCGGCAGGAAATTTTGGCCGCGAATATTGCTAATGCGGATACCCCTGGTTACCGGGCGCGGGATATCGATTTCGCCAGTCAGCTCAATAAGGTGATGGAGCAAGGCCGGGCAGATGGCACGGGTATTGCGCTGAAAACAACGGCTGCTCGACACATCCCTGCACAAAGCATGCAGCCGCCGGCGCTTGACCTGTTATACCGTGTTCCCGACCAGCCGGCGCTGGACGGGAACACGGTCGATATGGATCGTGAGCGCACTAATTTTGCCGATAACAGCCTGAAATATCAATCCAGTTTGACCGTCCTGAGCGGTCAGATCAAAGGCATGATGACGGTATTACAGTCTGGTTCATGA
- a CDS encoding flagellar basal body rod protein FlgF, with translation MDHAIYTAMGAASQTLEQQAVTASNLANASTPGFRAQLTALRAVPVNGQSLSTRTLVVASTPGADMTQGVMDYTGRAMDVALSKDGWLAVQAADGSEAYTRNGNLEINADGQLMIQGRLVQGDGGPIDIPPQAQVTIAADGTISALNAGDPPNTIAQLGRLKLVQATGQEVTRSDDGLFRLTAAAQQQRGNVLPNDPTVRVMPGVLEGSNVNPVDTMVDMIANARRFEMQMKVISSVDENAQRANQILAMS, from the coding sequence ATGGATCATGCTATTTATACCGCGATGGGCGCGGCAAGTCAGACGCTGGAGCAGCAGGCCGTTACCGCCAGCAACCTGGCGAATGCTTCGACGCCGGGATTTCGTGCTCAGTTAACCGCGTTACGAGCCGTGCCGGTAAATGGGCAGTCGCTGTCTACCCGCACGTTGGTCGTGGCCTCGACGCCTGGCGCGGATATGACGCAGGGTGTTATGGATTACACCGGACGTGCGATGGATGTTGCCTTATCGAAAGATGGCTGGCTGGCTGTCCAGGCGGCAGATGGCAGTGAGGCTTATACCCGTAACGGTAATCTTGAGATCAACGCAGACGGTCAGTTGATGATCCAGGGGCGTTTGGTGCAAGGGGATGGCGGGCCTATTGATATTCCGCCCCAAGCTCAGGTCACGATTGCGGCGGACGGGACGATTTCCGCGCTGAACGCGGGGGACCCACCCAATACCATCGCGCAGTTAGGCCGTTTGAAACTGGTGCAGGCAACTGGTCAGGAGGTGACGCGATCCGATGATGGCTTATTCCGCCTGACTGCCGCGGCGCAACAACAGCGCGGCAATGTATTGCCTAACGATCCTACCGTGCGCGTGATGCCGGGCGTGTTGGAAGGCAGCAATGTGAATCCGGTTGACACCATGGTGGATATGATCGCCAACGCCCGACGTTTTGAAATGCAGATGAAAGTGATCAGTAGCGTCGATGAGAATGCCCAACGTGCTAATCAGATATTAGCAATGAGTTAA
- the flgM gene encoding flagellar biosynthesis anti-sigma factor FlgM: MSIDRTQPLKPVGQVQQREPGEISKPQRKRTEAQPEVSATQVKLSDAQAKLMQPGTNDIDMNRVETLKQAIRDGSLQVDVEKIADALIKDTQDFLASN; encoded by the coding sequence ATGAGTATTGATCGTACCCAGCCGCTTAAACCTGTTGGTCAGGTTCAGCAGCGCGAACCCGGTGAGATATCCAAACCACAACGCAAACGAACTGAGGCGCAGCCTGAAGTCAGCGCTACGCAGGTTAAGCTCAGCGATGCACAGGCCAAGCTGATGCAACCTGGTACAAACGATATCGATATGAACCGGGTTGAAACGCTGAAACAGGCTATTCGTGATGGTTCACTGCAAGTCGATGTCGAAAAAATCGCTGACGCATTAATCAAAGATACTCAGGACTTTTTAGCGAGTAATTAA